A single genomic interval of Chryseobacterium paludis harbors:
- a CDS encoding SRPBCC family protein has product MKTILKILGILIVLVILYAVFAMLAFSKDYHFERSVVINAPKEKVWQFAGSTKAFNSWNPFIKPDKNIMITYSGTSGEVGDSYSWKGNKDVGEGQQTVTAVVPNEKITSKLHFIKPFEGEATANFILTPEGNGTKVTWTMDNELNTMMKIMKPMMESQMGKTFDQGLGDLKKLAEQ; this is encoded by the coding sequence ATGAAAACAATTTTGAAAATTTTAGGGATACTTATTGTACTTGTTATTTTGTACGCAGTATTTGCTATGCTGGCTTTCAGTAAAGATTATCACTTTGAAAGATCTGTTGTTATTAATGCGCCGAAAGAAAAAGTTTGGCAATTTGCAGGATCTACAAAAGCTTTCAACTCATGGAATCCTTTTATAAAGCCGGATAAAAACATTATGATCACCTACTCCGGAACAAGTGGTGAAGTAGGAGACTCTTACAGCTGGAAAGGAAATAAAGATGTGGGTGAAGGCCAGCAAACTGTTACAGCAGTAGTACCGAATGAAAAAATAACCAGTAAGCTTCATTTTATAAAACCTTTTGAAGGTGAGGCAACAGCTAATTTTATCCTAACTCCGGAAGGTAATGGAACAAAAGTAACCTGGACTATGGATAATGAGCTCAATACCATGATGAAGATAATGAAACCAATGATGGAGAGCCAGATGGGAAAAACCTTTGATCAGGGATTGGGAGACCTTAAAAAACTAGCGGAGCAATAA
- a CDS encoding nitroreductase family protein, with translation MNKTEILKEIIEQRRSVFPKDYTETEISQEIIDEILNSATFAPNHKRTKPWRFKIFKGDEKAQLASEMQNIYKATQSEQTFLQKKYDDIGFKINKANAVVSIVVNFSGMLPEWEEIAAVSMAVQNMYLTSTANGVGCYWSSPVIVNHLKDSLTIAENQKCLGLFYMGRLD, from the coding sequence ATGAATAAGACAGAAATTCTAAAAGAAATAATAGAGCAAAGAAGAAGTGTTTTCCCTAAAGATTACACAGAAACAGAGATCTCTCAGGAAATTATTGATGAGATTTTAAACTCAGCTACATTTGCACCGAACCATAAACGTACAAAACCTTGGCGTTTTAAAATCTTTAAAGGTGATGAAAAAGCTCAACTGGCTTCAGAAATGCAGAATATTTATAAAGCAACACAGTCTGAGCAAACATTCTTACAAAAGAAATATGATGATATAGGTTTTAAAATAAATAAAGCCAATGCAGTCGTTTCCATTGTCGTAAACTTTAGTGGAATGCTTCCGGAATGGGAAGAGATTGCTGCAGTTTCAATGGCGGTACAAAATATGTACCTTACCAGCACAGCCAATGGAGTAGGCTGCTACTGGAGCTCCCCGGTAATTGTTAACCACCTGAAAGATTCTTTAACCATCGCAGAGAACCAGAAATGTCTTGGGCTTTTCTATATGGGAAGACTTGATTAA
- a CDS encoding 30S ribosomal protein S16, with the protein MSVKIRLQRHGKKGKPFFHIVVADARARRDGRFIEKLGTYNPITNPATIDLNVDAAVKWLNNGAQPTDTARAILSYKGALYKKHLQGGVAKGAFDEAEAEKRFAAWVDSKEQKVQGKVEGLSKAQADAKKAALEAEAKVNEARVAAAAKAEADAKAAEEAANAPVAEEVAAEETTEGEAPAAETEENTEA; encoded by the coding sequence ATGTCAGTAAAAATCAGATTACAAAGACACGGTAAAAAAGGAAAACCTTTTTTCCACATCGTGGTTGCAGATGCTAGAGCTAGAAGAGACGGTAGATTCATCGAAAAACTAGGTACTTACAACCCAATTACTAACCCTGCTACTATCGATTTGAACGTTGATGCTGCTGTAAAGTGGTTAAACAACGGTGCTCAACCAACTGATACAGCAAGAGCTATCCTTTCTTATAAAGGTGCACTTTACAAAAAACACTTACAAGGTGGTGTTGCTAAAGGAGCTTTTGATGAGGCTGAAGCTGAAAAAAGATTTGCTGCTTGGGTAGATTCTAAAGAACAAAAAGTACAAGGAAAAGTAGAAGGTTTATCTAAAGCTCAGGCTGATGCTAAAAAAGCTGCTTTAGAAGCTGAAGCTAAAGTAAATGAAGCTAGAGTAGCTGCTGCTGCAAAAGCTGAAGCTGATGCAAAAGCTGCTGAAGAAGCTGCTAACGCACCAGTTGCTGAAGAAGTTGCTGCTGAAGAAACAACAGAAGGAGAAGCTCCTGCTGCTGAAACTGAAGAAAACACTGAAGCTTAA